A single genomic interval of Bradyrhizobium sp. sBnM-33 harbors:
- a CDS encoding TIGR01777 family oxidoreductase, protein MTSLLWILIAIQVVMGVFDTFYHHELTERLAWRPSQRYELQLHALRNMLYALLFLVLGWLEVQGVFAMLIIVVLVAEIVITLMDFVEEDMSRKLPASERINHTLLAINYGAILVLLLPVLVGWAGQPTGVKLAYTGWLSLIAAAAAVGAALCGLRDFTASKRLSRMTSAPAASLVEKLPDRQTVLVTGATGFIGSRLVAGLSGAGHQVIALVRNPAKADRLPPPITLITSLDQLPADTRIDAIVNLAGEPIGNGLWTEAKRRKILDSRINMTGDVVRLIARLERKPAVLVSGSAIGWYGLWQDQVLTESAKSHACFSHELCDAWEKAARPAEEHGVRVVHLRIGLVIGTDGGFITRMLTPFEFGLGGPLGSGRQWMSWIERDDLVRLIAHVIARPEISGPVNATAPIPVTNLKFTEELGRRLRRPAVFRIPGGLLRCVGGDFANELLLGGQRVLPNKALSNGFVFRHETLRSAFEAIL, encoded by the coding sequence GTGACGTCGCTGCTTTGGATCCTGATCGCCATTCAGGTAGTGATGGGCGTGTTCGACACGTTCTACCACCATGAGCTGACGGAGCGGCTCGCATGGCGACCATCGCAGCGCTATGAGCTGCAGCTTCATGCGTTGCGCAACATGCTCTACGCGCTCTTGTTCCTGGTGCTGGGCTGGCTGGAAGTGCAAGGCGTCTTCGCCATGCTCATCATCGTGGTGCTGGTTGCGGAAATCGTCATCACGCTGATGGATTTCGTCGAGGAGGACATGAGCCGGAAATTGCCGGCCAGCGAACGCATCAATCATACGCTGCTCGCGATCAATTACGGCGCCATTCTGGTGCTGCTGCTGCCGGTCCTGGTCGGCTGGGCGGGGCAGCCGACCGGCGTCAAATTGGCTTACACAGGATGGCTCAGCTTGATCGCGGCGGCTGCGGCCGTCGGCGCTGCCCTGTGCGGGCTGCGCGATTTCACGGCGTCAAAGCGTCTTTCGCGAATGACGAGTGCGCCGGCGGCAAGCCTGGTCGAGAAACTGCCCGACCGGCAGACGGTGCTGGTCACCGGCGCTACCGGCTTCATCGGCAGCCGCCTGGTGGCAGGCCTGAGCGGCGCGGGGCATCAGGTGATTGCGCTGGTGCGCAATCCTGCGAAAGCCGACAGGCTGCCGCCGCCGATCACGCTGATCACGAGCCTCGATCAGCTTCCGGCCGATACCCGTATCGATGCGATTGTTAATCTCGCGGGCGAGCCGATCGGCAACGGGCTGTGGACCGAAGCCAAACGTCGCAAAATCCTGGATTCCCGTATCAACATGACCGGCGACGTCGTCCGCCTGATCGCGCGGCTTGAGCGCAAGCCGGCGGTGCTGGTCTCGGGCTCCGCGATCGGCTGGTACGGGCTCTGGCAGGACCAGGTGCTGACGGAATCAGCCAAATCGCATGCCTGCTTCAGCCATGAACTCTGCGACGCCTGGGAGAAGGCAGCGCGTCCGGCGGAAGAGCACGGCGTGCGGGTGGTCCACTTGCGGATCGGCCTCGTGATCGGCACCGACGGCGGCTTCATCACGCGGATGCTGACGCCGTTCGAGTTCGGCCTCGGCGGGCCGCTGGGCTCGGGCCGGCAGTGGATGTCGTGGATCGAGCGCGACGACCTGGTCCGCCTGATCGCCCATGTCATCGCGCGTCCGGAAATCTCAGGACCGGTCAATGCGACGGCCCCGATCCCGGTCACCAATTTGAAATTTACCGAAGAGCTTGGCCGCCGCCTGCGCCGGCCTGCGGTGTTCCGCATCCCCGGCGGGCTGTTGCGCTGTGTCGGCGGCGATTTCGCCAATGAATTGCTGCTGGGCGGCCAGCGCGTCTTGCCGAACAAGGCGCTCAGCAACGGTTTTGTGTTCCGGCACGAAACGCTGCGCAGCGCCTTCGAGGCGATTTTGTGA
- a CDS encoding oxaloacetate decarboxylase, producing MAFRQRREKLRSILAGSTCIRPGSVYDATSIRIAEDLGFELGMFGGSVASLAVLGDPDIALITLTELAEQMRRMSRASTLPVLVDADHGYGNALNVRRTVQELEAAGAAGLTIEDTLLPPAFGQAGTQLIPLEEGVGKMKAALDGRSDPSLVIMGRTGAVSVTGLDDAIERARAYEATGVDALFFTGVKSRGELEAISVATSLPIVLGGAPDDMTALDYLAGQRVRIALQGHAPFAAATQAVYQTLKALREGTSPKNLNGLASAELTSRAMRDAEVRARAGAFLGLKNK from the coding sequence ATGGCATTCCGTCAGCGCCGAGAGAAACTACGTTCCATCCTCGCCGGCTCCACCTGCATCCGGCCAGGATCGGTTTATGACGCGACTTCGATCCGCATTGCCGAAGACCTCGGCTTCGAACTCGGCATGTTCGGCGGCTCGGTGGCCTCGCTGGCCGTTCTCGGCGATCCCGACATTGCCCTGATCACGTTGACCGAACTCGCCGAGCAGATGCGGCGGATGTCGCGCGCCTCGACACTGCCGGTGCTCGTCGATGCCGATCACGGCTATGGCAACGCGCTCAACGTCCGCCGCACCGTTCAGGAACTCGAGGCGGCTGGCGCAGCCGGATTGACGATTGAGGACACGCTGCTGCCTCCGGCGTTCGGGCAGGCCGGAACGCAATTGATCCCGCTGGAGGAGGGCGTCGGCAAGATGAAGGCTGCGCTTGATGGCCGCAGCGATCCCTCGCTGGTCATCATGGGACGCACCGGCGCCGTGTCCGTCACCGGCCTTGATGACGCCATTGAACGTGCGAGGGCGTATGAGGCCACCGGCGTCGATGCGCTGTTCTTCACGGGCGTCAAGAGCCGGGGCGAGCTGGAAGCCATTTCCGTCGCAACGAGCCTGCCGATCGTGCTCGGTGGTGCGCCCGACGACATGACGGCGCTGGATTATCTCGCCGGTCAGCGCGTGCGGATCGCGCTGCAGGGCCACGCGCCATTCGCCGCCGCCACGCAGGCCGTCTACCAGACGCTGAAGGCGTTGCGTGAGGGAACCTCGCCGAAAAATTTGAACGGCCTTGCGTCTGCCGAGTTGACCAGCCGGGCCATGCGCGATGCCGAAGTAAGGGCGCGCGCTGGCGCATTTCTCGGGTTGAAGAATAAATGA
- a CDS encoding nuclear transport factor 2 family protein — protein MDIRSTLTDLCDAFNAHDLDRIMTFFSDDCVLEMPRGSKPWGARFEGKRNVREALATRFEGLPDVHYGNDEHFVDPTAETGISKWTLTGTTREGTRKEVRGCDFYTFRNGKVIRKDSYWKIVE, from the coding sequence ATGGACATTCGATCGACGCTGACGGATCTATGTGATGCCTTCAACGCGCACGATCTTGATCGCATCATGACGTTCTTTTCGGACGACTGCGTCCTGGAGATGCCGCGGGGAAGCAAGCCTTGGGGGGCTCGTTTCGAGGGCAAACGGAACGTACGAGAAGCGCTGGCAACACGCTTCGAAGGCCTGCCTGACGTCCACTACGGCAACGATGAGCATTTTGTGGATCCGACTGCCGAGACCGGCATCTCAAAATGGACCCTCACAGGTACCACCCGCGAGGGCACAAGGAAGGAGGTCCGAGGTTGTGACTTCTACACGTTTCGCAACGGAAAGGTGATCCGCAAGGACTCCTATTGGAAAATCGTGGAATAA
- a CDS encoding GbsR/MarR family transcriptional regulator: protein MTEIPDKKKLPAVVERFILHWGDMGDEWGVNRSVSQIHGLLYLAEAPMTAEDIAETLGMARSNVSNSIKELLAWNLIRRVPILGDRRDHFEAETDIWEVAARIAARRKEREIDPAIDALRACVSDAADDPTISPVAAKRLKEMLAFTELVDRWYTQMLNVPRPRLVALIKLGEKIVSFLPAGKSK, encoded by the coding sequence ATGACAGAAATACCCGACAAAAAGAAACTCCCTGCCGTCGTCGAGCGGTTCATCCTGCACTGGGGCGACATGGGGGACGAGTGGGGCGTCAACCGCTCGGTCAGCCAGATCCATGGCCTGCTGTATCTCGCCGAGGCGCCGATGACCGCCGAGGACATCGCCGAGACGCTCGGCATGGCGCGATCAAATGTCTCGAACTCCATCAAGGAATTGCTGGCCTGGAATTTGATCCGGCGGGTGCCAATCCTCGGTGACCGGCGCGATCATTTCGAGGCGGAGACCGACATCTGGGAAGTGGCGGCGCGGATCGCCGCCCGCCGCAAGGAGCGCGAGATCGATCCGGCCATCGATGCGCTGCGCGCCTGCGTTTCCGACGCGGCTGACGATCCAACCATCAGCCCGGTCGCCGCCAAACGGCTGAAGGAAATGCTGGCTTTCACCGAACTGGTCGACCGTTGGTACACGCAGATGCTCAACGTGCCGCGGCCGAGGTTGGTCGCGCTGATCAAGCTTGGCGAGAAGATCGTCAGCTTCCTGCCGGCGGGCAAGTCCAAATAG
- a CDS encoding thermonuclease family protein, whose protein sequence is MKQMQSRIFLVAALLSIVLPASQSSGATATIRDGSTLQLGNVTYRLDGIDAPTVDQLCIDQNADSWTCGIEARDQLTKLIGGKQVRCDDLGPDPSFKKRRIGVCKIEGDTTSLSQLLVRNGFALNVEVSASGRFQVDEARAKDDRQGLWKGCFVAPREFRAGKKDGPLLGAACRADRDREIREALFPEDLVMPANCNIKGKYAVRARVTGNLGIYHLQACRSYPGLTKPDRWFCSEEDAQAAGFRRAYNCRSTTKSK, encoded by the coding sequence ATGAAACAGATGCAGTCACGAATTTTTCTGGTTGCGGCGTTGCTGTCGATCGTCCTTCCGGCCAGCCAGAGTTCGGGCGCAACGGCCACCATTCGAGATGGCAGCACGCTTCAGCTCGGCAACGTCACCTACCGGCTCGACGGCATCGATGCGCCCACCGTTGATCAACTCTGCATCGATCAGAATGCCGATAGCTGGACCTGCGGTATCGAGGCGCGCGATCAATTGACCAAGCTGATCGGCGGCAAACAGGTTCGCTGCGATGATTTGGGTCCCGATCCCTCGTTCAAGAAACGGCGCATCGGCGTGTGCAAGATCGAGGGTGACACGACCAGTTTGAGCCAGCTCCTTGTCCGCAACGGCTTTGCCTTGAATGTCGAAGTCTCCGCCAGCGGTCGCTTCCAGGTGGACGAGGCCCGCGCCAAGGACGACCGCCAGGGACTCTGGAAAGGCTGCTTTGTCGCGCCGCGCGAGTTCCGCGCCGGAAAGAAGGACGGCCCCCTGCTCGGCGCCGCATGCCGCGCCGACCGCGACCGTGAAATCCGCGAGGCGCTGTTCCCCGAGGATCTCGTGATGCCGGCGAATTGCAACATCAAGGGCAAGTACGCCGTGCGCGCGCGCGTCACCGGGAACCTCGGCATCTACCATCTGCAGGCATGCCGCTCCTATCCGGGACTGACCAAGCCGGATCGATGGTTCTGTTCCGAGGAAGATGCGCAAGCCGCCGGGTTCCGCCGAGCCTATAACTGCCGGTCAACCACCAAGAGCAAATGA
- a CDS encoding diguanylate cyclase domain-containing protein, producing the protein MTACVLGVMAWKALDAKKAALANGSAEIQNLAHSLSEHASHTIQAVDIAMAGMVDLLKYRDPDPDRFNRYLAETAKTLPQLRGIGVADANGNWTYSSLAETPRHTIADRSYFAYHRDKPDNALRISELMQSRVDERSSMIVLSKRITKLDGSFGGVVAAAIDKDYFNNFYRTFQLGPDGGISLIRNDGALLMRWPQSDKSTDLSKTDLFRKHLKQSSVGYYKIISPFDGLVKHLGYEVTPHYPMVVTVAMSEDWLLSEWWKGLRTDAIVAGVLLCMILMLAALLALQFHFRSMTERTLREREAHYRLLADNIADIIIMIDARSMLRYVSRSVEPVLGLQAKDLIGKSCFDLVHPEDRESVMQATTRLNGVGGVSTVVFRHYRGDGTLAWVESKFKLASETSDPTRAEFLCVIRDVTERKRMEDELTQLNRRLTQLAATDGLTSLTNRRTFDGFLRREYEVCQEISVLLFDIDNLKGYNDTYGHQAGDRCLQAVAKVIGDATANTSGLSARYGGEEFAVVLPNSSEDDALKVAEAIRLTVRALGIPNTASSRGYITISAGVAARTHSTLDEAALVGES; encoded by the coding sequence ATGACCGCCTGCGTGCTCGGCGTCATGGCCTGGAAGGCGCTCGACGCCAAGAAAGCGGCGTTGGCGAACGGCAGCGCCGAGATCCAGAACCTCGCCCATTCGCTTTCCGAGCATGCCTCGCACACCATCCAGGCGGTCGATATCGCGATGGCCGGAATGGTGGACTTGCTGAAATACAGGGATCCCGATCCGGACCGGTTCAACAGGTACTTGGCCGAAACGGCGAAAACGCTGCCCCAATTGCGTGGCATCGGCGTCGCGGATGCCAATGGCAACTGGACCTATTCGTCACTGGCGGAGACACCGCGCCATACCATCGCGGATCGCAGCTATTTCGCCTACCATCGTGACAAACCGGACAACGCGCTTCGGATCAGCGAACTGATGCAGTCCCGTGTGGACGAGCGATCCTCCATGATCGTTCTTTCGAAACGCATTACCAAGCTCGACGGCAGTTTTGGCGGGGTCGTCGCCGCGGCGATCGACAAGGATTACTTCAATAATTTTTACCGGACATTCCAGCTCGGCCCCGACGGCGGCATCAGCCTGATACGGAATGATGGTGCGCTCCTGATGCGCTGGCCGCAGTCGGACAAGAGCACGGATCTCTCCAAGACCGACCTGTTCAGGAAGCATCTCAAGCAAAGCTCGGTCGGATACTACAAGATCATCTCGCCGTTCGACGGCCTCGTGAAGCACCTCGGCTATGAGGTGACGCCGCACTACCCGATGGTGGTCACCGTAGCTATGTCGGAAGACTGGCTGCTTTCCGAATGGTGGAAGGGCTTGCGGACCGACGCCATCGTCGCCGGCGTCCTGCTGTGCATGATCCTGATGTTGGCGGCACTGCTTGCCCTGCAGTTCCACTTCCGTAGCATGACCGAGCGCACGCTGCGCGAACGCGAGGCGCACTATCGGTTGCTGGCCGACAACATCGCCGACATTATCATCATGATCGATGCCCGCAGCATGCTCCGTTATGTTTCCCGTTCCGTCGAGCCGGTGCTCGGGCTGCAGGCGAAGGACCTGATCGGAAAATCATGCTTCGACCTGGTTCACCCCGAGGATCGGGAAAGCGTCATGCAGGCAACCACGCGACTTAACGGTGTCGGTGGCGTCAGCACGGTCGTGTTCCGGCACTATCGCGGCGACGGAACGCTGGCGTGGGTCGAGAGCAAATTCAAGCTGGCGTCGGAGACCAGCGATCCCACGCGAGCGGAATTCCTCTGCGTCATTCGCGATGTCACCGAACGCAAGCGGATGGAGGATGAGCTGACCCAGCTCAACCGTCGCCTCACCCAGCTCGCCGCGACCGATGGACTCACCAGTCTGACCAACCGCCGCACCTTCGATGGTTTCCTGCGGCGCGAATACGAAGTCTGCCAAGAGATTTCGGTGCTGCTGTTCGATATCGACAATTTGAAGGGCTACAACGACACCTACGGACATCAGGCCGGCGACCGCTGCTTGCAGGCCGTGGCCAAGGTGATCGGCGACGCTACTGCCAATACCTCGGGTCTGTCCGCGCGCTATGGCGGCGAAGAATTCGCCGTGGTGTTGCCCAACAGTTCCGAGGACGACGCATTGAAGGTTGCCGAGGCCATCCGATTAACCGTTCGGGCGCTCGGCATTCCGAACACAGCCTCGAGCCGCGGCTACATCACCATCAGCGCAGGCGTTGCCGCCAGAACCCATTCGACGCTGGATGAAGCTGCTTTGGTCGGAGAGAGCTGA
- a CDS encoding PAS domain-containing sensor histidine kinase gives MSKKDQQQQRDLSESERNFRLLVEGVSDYALYMLDPAGIITSWNIGGQRIKGYAPAEIIGQHFSRFYTAVDRANGKPLRALRIAREHGRYEEEGWRVRKDGTFFWASVVIDPIYEDGKLVGFAKITRDITERREAQLKLEQMHQQLAESQKFDALGQLTGGVAHDFNNLLMIVSGSLHTLKKAVGNDPKCLRALSAIEGATKRGASLTSQLLTFARRQSVNPRAINVAERIDAMREVLDSGVGSAVTLQFEVDPGVWPVMVDVTEFETALVNLVINARDAMTGGGIITISAHNDASGEADIGYVAISVEDNGTGIAPDVLGKIFDPFFTTKPIGKGTGLGLSQVHGFAHQAGGTVKVASELGKGTKITILLPRKEAADAAEDVDAGETGGSGTVLLVEDNPDVAAVSTGLLEQLGYTVRRVASAEAALREIELDGIDLVFSDIVMPGKMDGLGLARHLKAVRPGLPILLTSGYSDSARNVRGDFPILRKPYEIHELSRAIAKLPR, from the coding sequence ATGTCGAAAAAAGATCAGCAGCAGCAAAGGGATCTATCCGAAAGCGAACGCAATTTCCGGCTCCTGGTTGAAGGCGTTTCCGACTACGCGCTTTACATGCTGGATCCAGCTGGAATCATTACGAGTTGGAACATCGGCGGCCAGCGGATCAAGGGTTACGCGCCCGCCGAAATCATCGGACAGCATTTCTCCCGGTTTTACACCGCCGTTGATCGTGCGAACGGCAAGCCGTTGCGCGCCTTGCGCATTGCCCGGGAACACGGCCGCTACGAGGAAGAAGGCTGGCGCGTTCGCAAGGACGGCACGTTCTTCTGGGCCAGCGTCGTCATCGACCCGATTTACGAGGACGGCAAGCTCGTCGGCTTCGCCAAGATCACCCGCGACATTACCGAGCGCCGCGAAGCCCAGCTCAAGCTCGAACAGATGCACCAGCAACTCGCGGAATCGCAAAAGTTCGATGCGCTCGGCCAACTGACCGGCGGCGTAGCTCATGACTTCAACAATCTCCTCATGATCGTCAGCGGCAGTCTTCACACATTGAAGAAAGCGGTGGGCAATGATCCCAAGTGCCTGCGGGCGCTATCGGCGATCGAAGGGGCGACCAAACGCGGCGCTTCCCTCACCAGCCAGTTGCTGACGTTCGCGCGGCGGCAGAGCGTCAATCCGCGAGCGATCAATGTCGCCGAGCGGATCGATGCGATGCGCGAGGTGCTCGATAGCGGCGTCGGCAGCGCGGTGACCTTGCAGTTCGAGGTCGACCCGGGCGTCTGGCCGGTGATGGTCGACGTCACCGAGTTCGAGACGGCGCTGGTCAACCTCGTCATCAACGCGCGCGACGCCATGACCGGCGGCGGCATCATCACGATATCGGCGCACAACGATGCGTCCGGCGAGGCGGATATCGGATATGTCGCGATCTCAGTGGAAGATAACGGCACCGGCATCGCGCCCGATGTGCTCGGCAAGATCTTCGATCCCTTCTTCACCACCAAGCCGATCGGCAAGGGCACGGGTCTCGGACTATCGCAGGTTCACGGCTTCGCCCATCAGGCCGGCGGAACAGTCAAGGTGGCGAGCGAGCTCGGCAAAGGCACGAAGATCACGATCCTGCTGCCTCGAAAGGAGGCTGCCGACGCGGCCGAGGACGTCGACGCGGGCGAAACCGGCGGAAGCGGCACCGTGCTGCTGGTGGAGGACAATCCTGATGTCGCAGCCGTCAGCACCGGCCTGCTCGAACAACTCGGCTACACCGTGCGCAGGGTAGCGAGCGCTGAAGCCGCGTTGCGCGAAATCGAGCTCGACGGAATAGATCTTGTCTTCTCCGACATCGTGATGCCCGGCAAAATGGACGGCCTCGGTCTGGCGCGCCATTTGAAGGCCGTCAGACCCGGACTGCCGATCCTCCTGACCAGCGGCTACAGCGATTCCGCGCGGAACGTGCGCGGCGACTTTCCGATTCTGCGCAAGCCCTACGAAATCCACGAACTCAGCCGAGCGATCGCGAAATTGCCGCGGTGA
- a CDS encoding DUF4166 domain-containing protein, with translation MASTRVQRSSATPASNAILLDDHRFHDLLPDEEWGRLPLAIWRRFSKRFADGETVVYVGTVEEASFSRAGWWLAQLARVIGGPFPLCSETGVAMAVMVTEDAASGGQIWTRICTRSNGFPQVIHSAKRFAGPTGLEEYVGYGVSMALRISVEHEALVFRSVGYSVQIGPLRLPLPPWLTPGDLTVTHSDLGGGTFRFTLEVVHPRLGRLIRQSAVFMEAAS, from the coding sequence ATGGCATCCACAAGAGTACAAAGGTCTTCCGCAACGCCTGCCTCGAACGCCATCCTGCTCGACGACCACCGCTTCCACGATCTGTTGCCCGACGAGGAGTGGGGCCGTCTGCCGCTGGCGATCTGGCGGCGTTTTTCCAAGCGTTTTGCCGATGGCGAGACGGTCGTCTATGTCGGCACGGTGGAGGAGGCGAGTTTTAGCCGCGCCGGCTGGTGGCTGGCGCAGCTCGCGCGCGTGATCGGCGGGCCGTTTCCGCTGTGCTCTGAGACTGGCGTCGCGATGGCCGTAATGGTGACCGAAGATGCAGCGAGCGGCGGCCAGATCTGGACCCGCATCTGCACGCGCAGCAACGGCTTTCCGCAGGTCATCCATTCCGCGAAACGGTTCGCCGGGCCGACCGGGCTCGAAGAATATGTCGGCTACGGCGTCAGCATGGCGCTGCGCATTTCCGTTGAGCACGAAGCGCTGGTGTTTCGCAGCGTCGGCTATTCCGTGCAGATCGGGCCGTTGCGGTTGCCGCTGCCGCCCTGGCTCACGCCCGGCGATCTCACCGTGACCCATTCCGACCTCGGCGGCGGCACGTTCCGCTTCACGCTCGAGGTCGTTCACCCCCGCCTTGGCAGGCTCATTCGTCAGTCCGCCGTGTTCATGGAGGCCGCATCGTGA
- a CDS encoding acylphosphatase, whose translation MSDAIRHVTISGRVQGVGYRAWVDDTARARDLEGWVRNRRDGRVEAVFAGPAEPVTAMISACRRGPSSARVEAIQDNAGNPEMLKLRRAGERFSVLPTI comes from the coding sequence ATGAGCGATGCCATTCGTCATGTCACGATAAGCGGCCGGGTGCAGGGCGTCGGCTATCGCGCCTGGGTCGACGACACGGCACGGGCGCGCGATCTTGAAGGCTGGGTGCGCAACCGCAGAGACGGCCGTGTCGAGGCGGTGTTCGCGGGTCCCGCGGAGCCGGTGACCGCGATGATCTCGGCTTGCCGGCGAGGACCGTCATCGGCGCGCGTTGAGGCGATACAGGACAACGCCGGCAATCCCGAGATGCTGAAGCTGCGGCGGGCAGGAGAGCGGTTCTCGGTGCTGCCGACGATATAA
- a CDS encoding acetyl/propionyl/methylcrotonyl-CoA carboxylase subunit alpha — translation MFKRILIANRGEIACRVIKTARRMGIETVAVYSEADRDALHVEMADKAVLIGPPAAAESYLLIDRIIDACRKTGAEAVHPGYGFLSEREAFPRELAKVGIVFIGPNPGAIAAMGDKIESKKAAAKAKVSTVPGHLGVIEDEKHAVKIADEIGYPVMIKASAGGGGKGMRIAHSKKEVAEGFNLAKAEAKSSFGDDRVFIEKFIVDPRHIEIQVLGDKHGNVIHLGERECSIQRRNQKVIEEAPSPLLDETTRRKMGEQAVALAKAVNYDSAGTVEFVAGQDKSFYFLEMNTRLQVEHPVTELVTGIDLVEHMIRVAAGEKLSIAQKDVTLTGWAVESRVYAEDPFRNFLPSIGRLVKYRPPAEASQDGVTIRNDTGVQEGGEISIHYDPMIAKLVTHAPSRAAAIEAQATALDAFYVDGIRHNIPFLSALMNHPRWREGKLSTGFIAEEFSKGFAARPPEGEIARRLAAVGAAIDHVLGERKRQISGQLTGRLVQRERRRAVWLGREEIALDVAREAEGIAVRFIGADGLPGNPHNLVSAWTPGEPVWHGTIDGHLVAMQVRAIPNGFRLAHQGVEVAVNVFTESEAAAARLMPVTSAADTGKKLLCPMPGLVVSIAVAEGQEVKSGETLAVVEAMKMQNVLRAERDGTVKKIHAAAGATLAVDALILEFA, via the coding sequence ATGTTCAAGAGAATTCTGATCGCAAATCGCGGCGAGATCGCCTGCCGGGTCATCAAGACTGCGCGCCGTATGGGGATAGAGACGGTCGCGGTGTATTCCGAAGCCGACCGCGACGCGCTTCACGTCGAAATGGCGGATAAGGCCGTGCTAATCGGCCCGCCTGCAGCGGCCGAGAGCTATCTGTTGATCGACCGGATTATCGATGCCTGCCGCAAGACCGGCGCAGAAGCGGTACATCCGGGCTACGGCTTCCTGTCCGAGCGAGAAGCATTTCCGCGCGAGCTCGCCAAGGTCGGCATCGTCTTCATCGGCCCCAATCCCGGCGCCATTGCCGCGATGGGCGACAAGATCGAATCCAAGAAGGCCGCCGCGAAGGCCAAGGTATCGACCGTGCCGGGCCATCTCGGCGTGATCGAGGACGAAAAGCACGCGGTGAAGATCGCCGACGAGATCGGCTATCCCGTGATGATCAAGGCCTCTGCCGGCGGCGGCGGCAAGGGCATGCGGATCGCGCATTCGAAGAAGGAAGTCGCCGAGGGCTTCAACCTCGCCAAGGCCGAAGCGAAATCCTCGTTCGGCGACGATCGCGTCTTCATCGAAAAGTTCATTGTCGATCCCCGCCATATCGAGATACAGGTGCTCGGCGACAAGCATGGCAACGTGATCCATCTCGGCGAGCGCGAATGTTCGATCCAGCGCCGTAACCAGAAGGTCATCGAGGAAGCGCCGTCGCCGCTGCTCGACGAGACCACCCGGCGCAAGATGGGCGAGCAGGCGGTGGCCTTGGCAAAAGCTGTGAACTACGATTCCGCCGGCACCGTCGAATTCGTCGCCGGCCAGGACAAGAGCTTTTACTTCCTCGAGATGAACACCCGCCTGCAGGTCGAGCATCCCGTCACCGAACTGGTGACCGGCATCGATCTGGTCGAGCATATGATCCGGGTTGCGGCCGGCGAGAAGCTTTCGATCGCGCAGAAGGACGTCACGCTAACCGGCTGGGCCGTGGAGTCCCGCGTCTATGCCGAGGACCCGTTCCGCAACTTTCTGCCCTCCATCGGGCGGCTGGTGAAATACCGGCCGCCGGCAGAAGCGAGCCAGGACGGCGTTACCATCCGCAACGACACCGGCGTGCAGGAGGGCGGCGAGATCTCGATCCATTACGATCCGATGATTGCCAAGCTCGTGACGCATGCGCCATCACGGGCCGCCGCCATCGAGGCGCAGGCCACGGCGCTTGACGCGTTCTACGTCGATGGCATCAGGCACAACATTCCGTTTCTGTCGGCGCTGATGAACCATCCGCGCTGGCGCGAGGGCAAGCTTTCGACCGGCTTCATCGCGGAAGAATTCTCGAAGGGATTTGCGGCGCGTCCGCCGGAAGGCGAGATTGCGCGGCGACTGGCGGCCGTGGGCGCCGCGATCGATCACGTGCTCGGCGAGCGCAAGCGCCAGATTTCCGGCCAGTTGACTGGCCGTCTGGTGCAGCGCGAACGCCGCCGTGCGGTGTGGCTCGGTCGCGAAGAAATCGCGCTGGACGTAGCGCGCGAGGCCGAGGGCATCGCGGTGCGCTTCATCGGCGCCGATGGCCTGCCCGGCAACCCGCACAACCTGGTCTCGGCCTGGACGCCCGGCGAGCCGGTCTGGCATGGCACCATCGACGGCCACTTGGTCGCGATGCAGGTACGCGCAATCCCGAACGGTTTCCGCCTCGCGCATCAGGGCGTTGAAGTTGCGGTCAACGTCTTCACCGAAAGCGAGGCCGCCGCTGCGCGGCTGATGCCGGTGACATCAGCGGCTGACACCGGCAAGAAGCTGCTGTGCCCGATGCCCGGCCTCGTGGTGTCGATTGCGGTCGCCGAAGGGCAGGAGGTCAAGTCCGGCGAGACATTGGCGGTGGTCGAGGCGATGAAGATGCAGAACGTGCTGCGCGCCGAACGCGACGGCACCGTGAAGAAGATCCATGCCGCGGCCGGCGCGACACTGGCGGTGGACGCGCTGATATTGGAGTTTGCGTAG